A single window of Synechococcus sp. C9 DNA harbors:
- the glpX gene encoding class II fructose-bisphosphatase, which yields MDSTIGLEIIEVVEQAAIASAKYMGKGDKDGADQAAVEAMRARMNQIYMRGRIVIGEGERDEAPMLYIGEEVGICTQPNAAEVCSVEELMEIDIAVDPCEGTNLVAKGQNGSMAVLAISEKGGLFAAPDFYMNKLAAPPAARNHVDIRKTPTENLRILSECLGRAMEDLNVVVMDRPRHKELIAEIRAAGARVRLISDGDVSAALCCAFAGTNIHALMGIGAAPEGVISAAAMRCLGGHFQGQLVYDPAVVKTPESEKWTREGNIQRLREMGITDPDKVYNAEELASGQTVLFAATGITPGVLMEGVRFFTGGVRTSTLVISTQSRTARFVDTIHLTGQPKVIQLR from the coding sequence GTGGATAGCACGATTGGGTTAGAGATTATTGAGGTGGTCGAGCAGGCGGCGATTGCTTCGGCCAAGTACATGGGTAAAGGGGACAAGGATGGGGCGGACCAGGCGGCGGTGGAGGCCATGCGCGCCCGGATGAACCAGATTTATATGCGGGGGCGGATTGTCATCGGGGAGGGGGAACGGGATGAAGCCCCCATGCTCTACATCGGTGAAGAGGTGGGGATTTGTACCCAGCCCAATGCCGCTGAGGTGTGTTCGGTGGAAGAATTGATGGAAATTGATATTGCCGTGGACCCCTGCGAGGGCACCAACCTGGTGGCCAAAGGGCAAAATGGCTCGATGGCGGTGCTGGCGATTTCGGAAAAAGGCGGATTGTTTGCCGCCCCGGATTTTTATATGAATAAGCTGGCGGCTCCCCCGGCGGCCCGCAACCATGTGGATATTCGCAAAACGCCGACGGAAAACTTACGCATCCTGTCCGAATGTCTAGGGCGGGCGATGGAGGATTTGAATGTGGTGGTGATGGACCGTCCCCGGCACAAGGAACTGATTGCGGAAATTCGGGCGGCGGGGGCCCGGGTGCGCTTGATCAGCGATGGGGACGTGTCGGCGGCCCTGTGTTGTGCGTTTGCGGGGACGAATATCCATGCCCTGATGGGGATTGGGGCGGCACCGGAGGGGGTGATTTCGGCGGCGGCCATGCGTTGTCTGGGCGGCCATTTCCAGGGGCAGTTGGTCTATGACCCGGCGGTGGTCAAAACCCCGGAAAGCGAGAAATGGACCCGAGAAGGGAATATCCAACGGCTCAGGGAAATGGGGATTACCGACCCGGATAAGGTCTATAATGCCGAAGAATTGGCCAGCGGTCAGACGGTGCTGTTTGCGGCTACGGGGATTACGCCGGGGGTATTGATGGAGGGGGTGCGCTTTTTCACGGGCGGGGTGCGGACTTCCACCCTGGTGATTTCTACCCAGTCCCGGACGGCGCGCTTTGTGGACACGATCCATCTGACAGGGCAACCCAAGGTCATTCAACTACGTTAG
- the pgeF gene encoding peptidoglycan editing factor PgeF: MMAAGWHWQGETHLTCDLLASWRHQFGGRLGEREFPGVKNYRLRQIHSGLVLSPMDRQSGSAGDGLMATQPGQALWVCSADCVPVLIGCLHTGTVAALHAGWRGTAAQIIPTAVQKLLHQGSELSSLRMALGPAISGGNYQVQDDVVAALATTVVTPDQPTMTDVIAQWRTEPELLRPDGERWRLDLRRVQVRQLLQLGIQPDQIAVSPHCTYAEPERFYSYRRDGKTQVQWSGILSR; the protein is encoded by the coding sequence ATGATGGCGGCAGGATGGCATTGGCAGGGGGAGACGCACCTCACCTGTGACCTGTTGGCGAGTTGGCGGCACCAATTTGGCGGGCGGTTGGGGGAGCGGGAGTTCCCGGGGGTGAAAAACTACCGGTTGCGGCAGATTCACAGCGGCTTGGTGCTGTCCCCAATGGATAGGCAGTCGGGGAGTGCGGGGGATGGGCTGATGGCGACCCAACCCGGTCAAGCCTTGTGGGTGTGCAGTGCGGATTGTGTGCCGGTGCTGATCGGCTGTCTGCACACGGGGACGGTGGCGGCACTCCATGCGGGGTGGCGGGGGACGGCGGCGCAGATCATTCCCACAGCAGTACAAAAATTGCTCCACCAGGGCAGTGAATTGTCCAGCTTACGCATGGCCCTCGGTCCAGCCATCAGCGGCGGTAATTATCAGGTACAGGACGATGTGGTGGCGGCACTGGCAACTACGGTGGTGACTCCAGACCAACCCACGATGACCGATGTGATTGCCCAATGGCGAACCGAGCCGGAATTGCTCCGACCGGATGGGGAACGGTGGCGGTTGGATTTGCGCCGGGTGCAGGTGCGACAGTTATTGCAGTTGGGCATCCAGCCTGACCAGATCGCCGTGTCCCCCCATTGTACTTACGCTGAGCCGGAACGGTTTTATTCCTACCGCCGGGACGGGAAAACCCAGGTGCAATGGTCGGGGATTCTGAGCCGCTAG
- the cysS gene encoding cysteine--tRNA ligase, with protein sequence MTLTVYNTLTRKLEPFHPQQPGVVTMYVCGVTVYDYCHLGHARSYIVWDVVRRYLEHLDYEVRYVQNITDIDDKILKKAQAEQVPMQVITERYIQACYEDMGRLNILPAWQNPRATESIPDMIQLIQNLESLGYAYAAAGDVYYAVERFPTYGKLSQRTLDQMQLGASGRVEKGEFERKRHPLDFALWKAAKPGEPAWESPWGPGRPGWHIECSAMVYKTLGASIDIHAGGTDLIFPHHENEIAQSEPITKKPLARYWLHNGFVTVDGEKMSKSLGNFRTIRDVLNHYEPMALRLLILQSHYRQPIECTPAALQAAQSGWHTLQQAAQIYDLQADFTGDKSDCDPEILAQFERGMDGDFNTPAALAVLFGLAKKLKGARDRVTPASRNIWQTFVYLAQNVLGLNFTSAELPSTANKTEQDRATPQSLSEEIQVLIKKRKEARLSKNYSEADRIRQELAKKGWRLIDQPNGETLVEACSE encoded by the coding sequence ATGACTTTAACCGTTTATAACACCCTGACCCGCAAACTCGAACCCTTCCATCCCCAACAACCGGGGGTCGTGACCATGTATGTCTGTGGTGTAACGGTTTATGATTACTGTCATTTGGGGCACGCCCGTAGCTACATTGTCTGGGACGTGGTACGCCGATATTTAGAACATTTAGACTATGAAGTCCGCTATGTGCAAAACATCACCGATATAGACGATAAAATTCTCAAAAAAGCCCAAGCTGAACAGGTACCCATGCAGGTGATTACCGAGCGATATATTCAAGCCTGCTATGAAGATATGGGTCGCTTAAATATCCTCCCAGCTTGGCAAAATCCCCGGGCGACCGAATCGATCCCTGACATGATCCAGTTAATCCAAAACCTGGAATCCTTGGGTTATGCCTATGCCGCCGCTGGGGATGTGTACTATGCGGTAGAGCGTTTCCCCACCTACGGAAAACTTTCCCAGCGCACCCTTGACCAAATGCAATTAGGAGCCAGTGGGCGGGTCGAAAAAGGGGAATTTGAACGCAAGCGACATCCCCTGGATTTTGCCCTGTGGAAAGCCGCCAAACCTGGGGAACCAGCGTGGGAATCTCCCTGGGGTCCTGGTCGTCCGGGCTGGCACATTGAATGCTCAGCGATGGTGTACAAAACCTTGGGGGCAAGCATTGACATTCACGCCGGTGGTACGGATTTGATTTTTCCCCATCATGAAAACGAAATTGCCCAATCGGAACCAATCACTAAAAAACCCCTCGCCCGCTATTGGTTACACAATGGTTTTGTCACCGTGGATGGGGAAAAAATGTCGAAATCCCTGGGGAATTTTCGCACCATTCGGGATGTCTTGAACCACTATGAACCGATGGCATTGCGGTTGTTGATTTTGCAATCCCACTACCGGCAACCCATCGAATGCACGCCCGCCGCCCTCCAAGCCGCCCAATCCGGTTGGCATACCCTCCAACAAGCGGCACAAATTTACGATTTGCAGGCGGATTTTACCGGGGATAAAAGCGATTGCGACCCGGAAATCTTAGCGCAATTTGAACGGGGCATGGATGGGGATTTTAACACCCCCGCCGCCCTCGCCGTTCTGTTTGGTTTAGCCAAAAAGTTAAAGGGAGCCAGGGATAGGGTTACGCCCGCATCTCGGAACATTTGGCAGACGTTTGTTTATCTCGCCCAGAATGTTTTAGGGTTAAACTTTACCTCCGCTGAATTGCCATCAACAGCGAACAAAACTGAGCAAGATAGAGCAACCCCACAATCCCTGAGTGAGGAAATTCAAGTCCTAATTAAAAAACGCAAAGAAGCCCGTTTATCCAAAAATTATTCAGAAGCTGACCGCATTCGCCAGGAATTGGCAAAAAAGGGCTGGCGATTGATTGACCAACCCAATGGGGAAACCCTGGTTGAGGCGTGTTCCGAGTGA
- the cobA gene encoding uroporphyrinogen-III C-methyltransferase, translating to MKPIILVGAGPGAPEHLTFAAREALQRADVVIYDTLIDPRILALLPPQVETRSVQGLSQDEINYLLLQHYNNGQRVVRLKSGDPFIFGKATQELPALDTANCMYHVIPGISTITGAATLAGIPLTDRDWGRTIGVFTAHAPENLDWSALARMDTLVGLMGVGHLAHIQTKLLQNGRSPETPVALVHRAGQVGQSVWRGTLAQLTTQAAQAPSVLIVGAGANYHAQSRLPLQGKNILITRAVGSGSELEELLREQGASVVSMPTLVVQPPPDWAPLDQAIGNLQEFNWLILTSGNAVDYFLDRLWYHQRDGRALAHLKIAVVGEKTAWHLQRWGLKADLIPSEFVADQLLAEFPQDCQDLRVLFPRVATGGRDVLVQGLQQRGAQVSEVAAYETTCPQEIPKFILDYLRQGYIDVLTFTSSKTVAHCYQLLEQVAPGQWQDWLKSSRLAVIGPQTARTCERYFQRVDMVAKEYTLAGLVQAVIDYWNP from the coding sequence GTGAAGCCCATTATCCTGGTGGGAGCCGGTCCCGGTGCCCCGGAACATTTAACCTTCGCCGCCCGGGAAGCCCTTCAGCGAGCCGATGTGGTGATTTATGACACCTTGATTGATCCCCGCATTTTGGCACTGCTACCCCCCCAGGTGGAAACCCGTTCTGTCCAGGGTTTGTCCCAGGATGAAATCAATTATTTGTTATTACAACATTATAACAATGGTCAGCGGGTGGTACGTCTCAAAAGTGGTGACCCCTTTATCTTTGGCAAAGCCACCCAGGAATTGCCAGCCTTGGATACAGCTAATTGTATGTACCATGTCATTCCGGGCATCAGTACCATCACCGGGGCGGCAACCCTGGCGGGGATTCCCCTGACGGACCGGGACTGGGGGCGCACCATCGGGGTTTTTACCGCCCATGCCCCAGAAAATTTAGACTGGTCAGCCCTGGCTCGCATGGATACCCTGGTGGGCTTGATGGGGGTTGGTCATCTGGCTCATATACAGACAAAGTTATTACAAAACGGTCGGAGTCCTGAGACCCCCGTCGCCTTGGTGCATCGAGCAGGGCAGGTGGGGCAGAGCGTCTGGCGGGGAACCCTAGCCCAATTAACGACCCAAGCGGCACAGGCACCCAGCGTTTTGATTGTGGGAGCGGGGGCGAACTACCATGCCCAATCCCGTTTGCCATTACAAGGTAAAAATATTTTAATTACACGGGCAGTAGGCAGTGGTAGCGAATTGGAAGAATTATTGCGGGAGCAGGGAGCGAGTGTGGTGAGTATGCCCACCTTGGTGGTTCAGCCGCCGCCGGATTGGGCACCCTTGGATCAGGCAATTGGTAATCTTCAGGAATTTAATTGGCTGATTTTGACCTCTGGAAATGCGGTGGATTATTTTTTGGATCGTTTGTGGTATCACCAGCGGGATGGGCGGGCTTTAGCTCACTTAAAAATCGCAGTGGTGGGGGAAAAAACCGCTTGGCATTTACAACGCTGGGGGCTGAAAGCGGATTTGATTCCCTCGGAATTTGTGGCGGATCAATTACTCGCTGAATTTCCCCAAGATTGTCAGGATTTGCGGGTCTTATTCCCACGGGTGGCGACTGGTGGACGGGACGTTTTGGTGCAGGGATTACAACAGCGGGGAGCGCAGGTATCGGAAGTTGCCGCCTATGAAACCACTTGCCCGCAGGAAATTCCCAAGTTTATTTTAGATTACTTACGCCAAGGATATATTGATGTCCTCACGTTTACCAGTTCCAAAACCGTGGCGCATTGTTATCAATTATTAGAACAGGTTGCCCCTGGACAGTGGCAAGATTGGCTCAAATCCAGTCGGCTGGCGGTGATTGGTCCCCAAACGGCTCGCACCTGTGAACGTTATTTTCAACGGGTGGATATGGTGGCGAAGGAATATACATTAGCAGGTTTGGTACAGGCGGTCATTGATTATTGGAACCCATGA
- a CDS encoding DUF3386 domain-containing protein, with amino-acid sequence MTVALSARDRFQQAYENRYTWDEQFPGYTARVSWQSGEQQVTAQVRIERDLSVVIEGLSPDQPQYKELLGLMRDVVTHRQRRDFATAHGQNEFTAESPLPDGSVPIRVTGDAMGSHYQVRGSVITQVSRVMGGSAFTIDTLSVEQTAQGYFPLHYRVQFTDAATGEPQQVVDIRERYALVDGYYLLQERRQTATKNGVTTETVIEFTDLQLLTA; translated from the coding sequence ATGACTGTCGCCCTCAGTGCCCGTGACCGCTTCCAGCAAGCCTACGAAAACCGCTATACCTGGGACGAGCAATTTCCCGGCTATACCGCCCGTGTCTCCTGGCAAAGTGGGGAACAGCAGGTCACCGCTCAGGTGCGGATTGAACGGGATTTATCTGTCGTGATTGAGGGGTTGTCGCCCGACCAGCCGCAGTACAAAGAATTGCTGGGGTTGATGCGGGATGTGGTCACCCACCGGCAGAGACGGGATTTTGCCACAGCGCATGGGCAGAATGAATTTACCGCCGAGTCCCCCCTGCCCGATGGAAGCGTGCCGATTCGGGTCACCGGGGATGCGATGGGTTCCCACTACCAGGTGCGGGGGTCGGTGATTACCCAGGTGAGTCGGGTGATGGGCGGCAGTGCCTTTACCATTGATACGCTCTCGGTGGAACAGACGGCGCAGGGCTATTTCCCGCTCCACTACCGGGTGCAATTTACGGATGCGGCGACCGGCGAACCCCAACAGGTGGTGGATATTCGGGAACGGTATGCCTTGGTGGATGGCTACTATCTGCTCCAGGAACGGCGGCAAACGGCGACCAAAAATGGGGTAACGACGGAAACGGTGATTGAATTCACGGATTTGCAGTTGTTGACGGCATAA